A DNA window from Vigna unguiculata cultivar IT97K-499-35 chromosome 10, ASM411807v1, whole genome shotgun sequence contains the following coding sequences:
- the LOC114166487 gene encoding uncharacterized protein LOC114166487, whose amino-acid sequence MASQGCRRCPQHTTHLQPQQHCLHCPLRRHCHHCPLHNPHFHAVNLLKPQFQPCFAPFQKMHSNFEPLHSHHHQQQQQPIPSNSPIPQELEHIDHDGEEEDDDPVFVLTDEWREFFAKSEARRKLEKKKKQGKKGKK is encoded by the exons ATGGCCTCACAAGGATGCAGGCGATGCCCTCAGCACACTACCCATCTTCAGCCGCAGCAGCACTGCCTCCACTGCCCCCTCCGCCGTCACTGCCACCACTGCCCTCTCCACAATCCCCACTTTCATGCTGTCAACTTACTCAAACCTCAATTTCAACCATGTTTCGCTCCCTTTCAGAAAATGCATTCCAATTTTGAGCCTCTGCAtagtcatcatcatcaacaacaacaacaacccaTTCCTTCAAATTCTCC GATTCCACAAGAGCTGGAGCATATAGATCATGATGGTGAGGAAGAGGATGATGATCCAGTTTTTGTTCTGACCGATGAATGGAGGGAATTCTTTGCAAAATCTGAAGCTAGGAGAAAATTGG agaagaagaagaagcagggCAAGAAGGGAAAGAAGTAA